From the Labeo rohita strain BAU-BD-2019 unplaced genomic scaffold, IGBB_LRoh.1.0 scaffold_728, whole genome shotgun sequence genome, one window contains:
- the LOC127161745 gene encoding uncharacterized protein LOC127161745 yields the protein MVRTYKRKTNRASTAPDTMLKAVRQVLVFKKTIRGAAEEFGINYRTLARYCTKIPREEVEGSAEHPSCAVGFVGARQVFSPELEAELVAYVLMASAVYYSLPPRAIRKLAYQLAKSHQLQTPPSWKENKQASADWFASFLKRHPLLSIRTPEPASPAKTSAFNRSHVEVFYSKLKTLTERHGFRPEDMWIMDEMGVTTAQRPDRVLARKGLKQTGVTSPDRGPLVSVACVVSAAGRVLPPYFVFPRVQFREHFLSGAPAGSSGGAHLSGWMREEQFVDFLQHFVRQTKSVPDRPCLLLLDSHAAHLSIEGLDFAKANGVVSLCFPPHCSQHLERTVYGPFKKCVNTAVDSWMLGSPGRSITIHHVPGIVASALPLAATPDNITAAFRACGIHPLNPNETGSVTDGLIASAPNGSDSSGDAAERSTDPSISERDSERMGAAQEKDGCRLDWLSCDYTTTETCK from the coding sequence ATGGTGAGGACGTACAAAAGGAAGACCAACCGTGCGAGTACGGCTCCCGACACCATGCTGAAGGCCGTGCGGCAGGTGCTGGTGTTCAAGAAAACCATCCGCGGCGCCGCAGAAGAGTTCGGCATCAACTATCGCACGCTGGCCCGCTACTGCACCAAAATCCCCCGCGAGGAGGTGGAGGGAAGCGCGGAGCATCCCAGCTGCGCCGTGGGCTTCGTCGGCGCCCGACAGGTCTTCAGCCCGGAGCTGGAGGCCGAACTCGTCGCCTACGTTTTAATGGCGTCCGCCGTTTATTACTCGCTCCCGCCGCGAGCGATCCGGAAACTGGCCTACCAGCTGGCCAAGAGCCACCAGCTGCAAACACCGCCCTCGTGGAAGGAAAACAAACAGGCCAGCGCCGACTGGTTCGCCAGTTTCTTAAAGAGACACCCGCTGCTGTCCATCAGGACGCCCGAGCCGGCCAGTCCAGCAAAGACGAGCGCCTTCAACAGGAGTCACGTTGAGGTGTTTTACAGTAAGCTGAAGACGCTGACGGAGCGACACGGTTTCAGACCCGAGGACATGTGGATCATGGATGAAATGGGAGTCACCACAGCTCAGCGGCCGGATCGAGTGCTGGCCAGGAAAGGCCTGAAACAAACGGGCGTGACGTCGCCCGACCGCGGGCCCCTCGTGAGCGTCGCCTGTGTCGTCTCGGCCGCCGGACGCGTGCTGCCGCCCTATTTCGTGTTCCCGCGGGTGCAGTTCAGGGAGCATTTCCTCAGTGGCGCGCCAGCGGGAAGCTCCGGCGGAGCCCATCTGAGCGGCTGGATGAGGGAGGAGCAGTTCGTCGACTTCCTACAGCATTTCGTGCGACAGACCAAAAGTGTCCCGGACAGACCCTGCCTGCTGCTGCTGGACAGCCACGCCGCGCACCTGTCCATCGAGGGCCTCGACTTCGCCAAAGCCAACGGCGTGGTGTCGCTGTGCTTCCCGCCACACTGTTCCCAGCACCTGGAGCGCACGGTTTACGGCCCGTTTAAGAAGTGCGTGAACACGGCCGTCGACAGCTGGATGCTGGGCAGTCCGGGGAGGAGCATCACCATTCATCACGTCCCGGGAATCGTCGCCTCCGCGCTGCCGCTGGCGGCCACACCGGACAACATCACCGCTGCCTTCAGAGCCTGTGGGATTCACCCTCTCAACCCAAACGAGACGGGGTCGGTTACGGACGGTCTGATCGCTTCCGCACCCAACGGTTCAGACTCTAGCGGTGATGCAGCTGAACGATCAACAGACCCGTCGATTTCAGAGCGAGACTCAGAGAGAATGGGTGCCGCACAGGAGAAGGACGGCTGCCGTCTCGACTGGCTCTCGTGTGATTACACCACCACAGAGACGTGCAAATAA